GCATTTTCTAAAGGGGATACATCAAAATTCTGTTGCACAGTTAAACCTCAAAATACTTACAACTTTCACAAGAACCGCATGGGTTAACAGCGCAACGAAGATGGGGAGATTTTGCGTTGTATTTACAATCAGATTTTTCTACAACTCCTGTTGAAGATGAAGCTGTTGCATAAGATATATTCAAAATATCGCTCAAGTCTTCAGTTGATAAACCACTCAAGTCAGCTGCTTTTACCAATCTTCCTATATCGCGATCGCCCAAAGGGAATGACAAGCTCGTTATGCGTAACACTTCAGCTTTGGCACTTTGTTTTTGTCGGAATGTTCGTATTTGAAGATACATCCACAAACACGTTACTGACAAAGAGGTAATAGTAAGGAATATCCCTTCAAGGGTGCGATCGTTCCTAGATAGATAAAATACATTTATAGCAGTACTTACTACCACGACTGAATAAGTAAATATTTTTAGAAACTTGTTAAGCATATTACTCTGAAATCATTGACCACATATCAAAACCAGTATTCCCTAAAACTTTGATTTCAGCATACGCTCCAGATGTAGCATCAACGATATCGTTAAT
This genomic interval from Scytonema hofmannii PCC 7110 contains the following:
- a CDS encoding DUF6464 family protein is translated as MLNKFLKIFTYSVVVVSTAINVFYLSRNDRTLEGIFLTITSLSVTCLWMYLQIRTFRQKQSAKAEVLRITSLSFPLGDRDIGRLVKAADLSGLSTEDLSDILNISYATASSSTGVVEKSDCKYNAKSPHLRCAVNPCGSCESCKYFEV